In a genomic window of Borrelia maritima:
- the flgD gene encoding flagellar hook assembly protein FlgD: MIKMNGVENVSNLNINSRVKKESNFKVDNVSNKVNLGKDDFLKLLITQLKYQDPTNPMKDKEFITQMAQFSALEQMTNMSKSFEKLSSSLGIRKDLDLLGKVIKFQHGDGEIVEGRVTSIKTGAIPQIMVNGNYYVYKNILSVGLEE, from the coding sequence ATGATTAAAATGAATGGTGTTGAAAATGTTTCTAATTTGAATATTAATAGTAGAGTTAAAAAAGAATCGAATTTTAAGGTTGATAATGTATCTAACAAGGTTAATCTTGGTAAAGATGATTTTTTAAAGTTGCTTATTACTCAACTTAAATATCAAGACCCTACAAATCCAATGAAGGATAAAGAATTTATTACTCAAATGGCGCAATTTTCAGCCCTTGAGCAAATGACCAATATGAGCAAGTCATTTGAAAAACTTTCGTCTTCTTTAGGAATAAGAAAAGATTTGGATTTACTAGGCAAAGTAATTAAATTTCAGCATGGTGACGGGGAGATTGTTGAAGGTCGTGTTACAAGCATTAAGACAGGTGCAATACCCCAAATTATGGTTAATGGTAATTATTATGTATATAAAAACATATTATCGGTAGGTTTGGAGGAGTAA
- a CDS encoding FliI/YscN family ATPase, giving the protein MSNFFENYLRQIDDIETVSFVGRVQKIKGFLVESLGPQCAVGDLCLIDQRNNEKVCAEVLGFNGPYVSLMAYEGFSGIEVGNKVYSLNKGLEINLSDELLGRVIDSLGRPIDNKGSFLNNRYKELIFEKINPINRSIFEEQILTGVKVLDGFLPVAKGQRVGIFSGAGVGKSTLLGMIAKNSNADVNVIAFIGERGRELNEFIQHELGEERLKKSVLVVSTSDESPISRYKGAYVATMIAEYFREQGKDVVLLFDSITRFANAKREMSLSLGEPPVAKGYPPSVFVEIPILLERSGFNGNGGSVTGFYTVLVEGDDFTEPVADNIKAVLDGHIILDRDLFDRGIYPSINVLSSTSRSINRIMSVEKQKLITKARNLLSVYKDYEDLVRTGIYIKGSNKDVDFAISKYPKIIDFISQGINEKFDFENLEDEIREILS; this is encoded by the coding sequence GTGAGTAATTTTTTTGAAAATTATTTAAGACAGATAGATGACATTGAAACTGTCTCTTTTGTTGGCAGAGTGCAAAAAATAAAAGGTTTTTTAGTTGAAAGTTTAGGACCTCAGTGTGCTGTTGGGGATTTGTGTTTAATTGATCAGAGAAATAATGAAAAGGTGTGTGCTGAGGTTTTAGGATTTAATGGTCCTTATGTTAGTCTTATGGCTTATGAAGGATTTAGTGGGATTGAAGTTGGAAATAAGGTCTATTCTTTAAATAAAGGGTTAGAAATAAATCTTAGTGATGAACTTTTAGGAAGAGTTATTGATTCTCTTGGTAGGCCCATTGATAACAAAGGTTCATTTTTAAACAATAGATATAAAGAGCTAATTTTTGAAAAAATTAATCCAATTAATAGAAGTATTTTTGAAGAGCAAATATTGACAGGAGTTAAAGTTCTTGATGGATTTTTACCAGTTGCAAAAGGACAAAGAGTTGGCATTTTTTCTGGTGCTGGAGTTGGTAAATCTACTTTGCTTGGCATGATTGCAAAAAATTCAAATGCAGATGTAAACGTTATTGCTTTTATTGGAGAAAGGGGTCGAGAGCTTAATGAGTTTATTCAGCATGAACTGGGCGAAGAGCGTTTGAAAAAAAGTGTTTTAGTTGTTTCAACTTCTGATGAGTCCCCTATATCAAGGTATAAGGGAGCTTATGTTGCTACCATGATAGCGGAGTACTTTCGGGAGCAAGGTAAAGATGTAGTTTTGCTTTTTGATTCTATTACTAGGTTTGCAAATGCTAAAAGGGAGATGTCTCTTTCTTTGGGAGAGCCTCCGGTAGCTAAAGGTTATCCACCTTCTGTTTTTGTTGAAATTCCAATTTTACTTGAGAGATCAGGTTTTAATGGTAATGGGGGAAGTGTTACTGGGTTTTATACTGTTCTTGTTGAAGGAGATGATTTTACAGAGCCTGTAGCTGATAATATTAAGGCTGTTTTAGATGGTCACATTATTTTAGACAGAGATTTGTTTGATAGGGGAATTTATCCTTCAATAAATGTTTTAAGTTCAACTTCAAGATCTATTAATAGAATAATGAGTGTAGAAAAGCAAAAATTAATAACGAAAGCTAGAAATTTATTGTCTGTTTATAAAGATTATGAAGATCTTGTTAGAACAGGTATTTATATCAAAGGATCCAATAAGGATGTTGATTTTGCAATTTCTAAGTATCCTAAGATTATTGATTTTATTTCTCAAGGAATAAATGAAAAATTTGATTTTGAAAATTTAGAAGATGAAATAAGGGAAATATTGTCTTGA
- a CDS encoding periplasmic-type flagellar collar protein FlbB — protein sequence MNNFLSFFFRAFFLLFLIFILFFFVLFFIDFLGLYNTKRYFPEFVRTKFLGETSLSFDHNSNIILDEARLVKEREAIDIKSQQIEKLKEDLKLKEDSLNKLEFELNQKQKDLDLKQKVIDDIINKYNDEEANILQTAVYLMNMPPEDAVKRLEDLNPELAISYMRKIEELSKKEGRLSIVPYWLSIMDSKKAAVLIRKMSVSSLE from the coding sequence GTGAATAATTTTTTATCGTTCTTTTTTAGAGCATTTTTTTTGTTATTTTTAATTTTTATTTTATTTTTCTTTGTATTATTTTTTATTGATTTTCTTGGATTATATAATACTAAGAGATATTTCCCTGAATTTGTAAGGACTAAGTTTTTAGGAGAAACTTCTTTGTCCTTTGATCATAATTCTAATATAATCCTTGATGAGGCTAGGCTTGTAAAGGAAAGAGAAGCGATTGATATTAAGAGTCAGCAGATTGAAAAGCTTAAAGAAGATTTAAAGTTAAAAGAAGACAGTTTAAATAAGCTTGAATTTGAACTTAATCAAAAGCAGAAAGATTTAGATTTAAAACAAAAGGTAATAGATGATATTATAAATAAATATAATGACGAGGAAGCAAATATTTTACAAACAGCTGTATATTTAATGAATATGCCACCAGAAGATGCTGTTAAGCGGCTTGAGGATTTAAATCCTGAGCTTGCAATATCTTATATGCGAAAAATTGAAGAGCTTTCTAAAAAAGAAGGCCGATTATCAATTGTTCCCTATTGGCTTTCTATTATGGATTCGAAAAAAGCTGCTGTATTGATTAGGAAAATGTCTGTTAGTTCATTGGAGTAG
- a CDS encoding flagellar FlbD family protein has product MIFVTKLNGDGYYLNPCHIESIEANPDTTILLMNGKKLIVKEKVEEVVNRIKLYRKEVASFQKIVGEGNGGVE; this is encoded by the coding sequence ATGATTTTTGTAACTAAGCTTAATGGCGATGGATATTATTTAAATCCTTGTCATATTGAAAGTATTGAAGCTAATCCTGATACTACAATTCTTCTTATGAACGGTAAGAAGTTAATTGTAAAAGAAAAAGTTGAAGAGGTGGTCAATAGGATTAAGTTGTATAGGAAAGAAGTTGCTTCTTTTCAAAAAATTGTAGGAGAAGGAAATGGGGGCGTTGAATAA
- a CDS encoding flagellar export protein FliJ, protein MNDLNFRKQKLKKILTIRAYHRKLSERDLMNVNKKISEINQFSDEIPDLLKSLSGFDDLSVIGYIDCLNYKKNQDFTILKELRKHYNQCYDVYVDKYREEKKIKILIKTLNNSIIKNKEKKESLVLDEYVNYKVCQNLRIESE, encoded by the coding sequence TTGAATGATTTAAACTTTAGAAAACAAAAACTTAAAAAAATATTGACCATTAGAGCTTACCATCGCAAGTTAAGTGAGAGAGACTTAATGAATGTAAATAAAAAAATTTCAGAAATAAATCAGTTTTCAGATGAAATTCCCGATCTTTTAAAAAGCCTGAGTGGTTTTGATGATCTTTCTGTAATAGGTTATATAGACTGTTTAAATTATAAGAAAAACCAAGATTTTACTATTCTTAAAGAACTTAGAAAGCACTATAATCAATGTTATGATGTTTATGTGGATAAATATAGAGAAGAAAAAAAGATTAAAATATTAATAAAGACTTTAAATAATTCTATAATTAAAAATAAAGAAAAGAAGGAAAGCTTAGTGCTAGATGAATATGTAAATTATAAAGTTTGTCAAAATCTAAGGATTGAAAGTGAATAA
- a CDS encoding flagellar hook-length control protein FliK, translating to MNNLLKLNKDDGNKFNLLNTVKGLNLNVSKMESRENNKDSFLNIMSSEFKKLAKAKFMIFDFLNFFKDNGLIAKNLKKSLLNKSLFLKKLENEAFVSDLKFLITRMNSFLDSEALNNIKDNLLFNFDFLNKEKLFEKIEKLCLTVNDLSSFLGFDFSTTIIDDYYNQISLNDKKEEKNIINIDVKNFKKNNGDRNDFIFSKFSPNVIDGQNFAGKYKVKEISNDFSNVLVEEFAHYNIKNSKGVDSFDFASSLKPEWNLKINKNIVDKAKVVLKSNNTGDIKLVLKPKELGSIRINLNLDSNNNLLGKIVVDNQNVKMLFDQNMHSLNKMLGESGFNASLDLFLAGENLNSFSKNFKDDSKDQKFYFGYNKFFQIEEEVEFSYDVDKNVNLIV from the coding sequence ATGAATAATTTATTAAAATTAAATAAAGATGATGGCAATAAATTTAATCTTTTAAATACGGTTAAAGGATTAAATTTAAATGTTTCTAAAATGGAATCTAGAGAGAATAATAAGGATTCTTTTTTAAACATTATGTCTTCTGAGTTTAAAAAATTAGCTAAAGCAAAATTTATGATATTTGATTTTTTAAATTTTTTTAAAGATAATGGACTTATTGCTAAAAATTTAAAAAAATCGCTTTTAAATAAATCCCTTTTTTTAAAAAAACTTGAAAATGAGGCTTTTGTTTCTGACTTGAAGTTTTTGATTACTAGAATGAATAGTTTTTTAGATTCTGAAGCTTTAAATAACATTAAAGACAATTTATTATTTAATTTTGATTTTCTAAATAAAGAAAAACTTTTTGAAAAAATCGAAAAACTTTGTTTGACTGTTAATGATTTGAGTTCTTTTTTAGGTTTTGATTTTTCAACCACGATAATTGATGATTATTATAATCAGATAAGCTTGAATGATAAAAAGGAAGAAAAAAATATTATTAACATTGATGTGAAAAATTTTAAGAAGAATAATGGTGATCGCAATGATTTTATTTTTTCAAAGTTTAGCCCAAATGTAATTGATGGTCAAAATTTTGCTGGTAAATATAAAGTTAAAGAAATATCAAATGACTTTTCAAATGTCCTTGTTGAAGAATTTGCTCATTATAACATAAAAAACTCTAAAGGGGTTGATAGTTTTGATTTTGCAAGCAGCCTAAAGCCAGAGTGGAATCTTAAGATTAATAAAAATATTGTAGATAAAGCTAAAGTTGTGTTAAAATCGAATAATACGGGAGATATTAAGTTGGTTTTAAAGCCTAAGGAGCTTGGTAGTATACGAATTAATTTAAACCTTGATTCTAATAATAATTTATTGGGAAAGATTGTGGTGGACAATCAAAATGTTAAAATGCTTTTTGACCAAAATATGCATTCATTAAATAAAATGCTTGGTGAGAGTGGTTTTAATGCCAGCTTAGATCTTTTTCTTGCCGGTGAGAATTTAAATTCTTTTTCTAAAAATTTCAAAGATGACTCTAAGGATCAAAAATTTTATTTTGGTTATAATAAATTTTTTCAAATTGAAGAAGAAGTTGAATTTTCTTATGATGTAGATAAAAATGTTAATTTAATTGTTTAG
- the fliL gene encoding flagellar basal body-associated protein FliL — protein sequence MPNKDDENLDMVDSNVGRKGGLLPDIIIKILQILAIGIFTVAIMIIVSYFVSKMVVSQSGAPSDFPVFSNEYLGKPPMLIWYESIDEIRGNTLDVPPKTFVVKLALGYAENNVNILNELGRQKVRLKDIIREYFSQRTGQEIKNESQIKAEIKARINSILRNGEIKEIALTQIDIFDM from the coding sequence ATGCCAAATAAAGATGATGAAAATTTAGATATGGTGGATTCTAATGTTGGTAGAAAAGGTGGTTTATTGCCCGATATTATAATAAAAATTTTGCAGATACTTGCAATAGGAATATTTACTGTTGCAATAATGATAATTGTTTCTTATTTTGTATCTAAAATGGTTGTAAGCCAAAGTGGAGCTCCTAGTGATTTTCCAGTTTTTTCTAATGAATACTTAGGAAAGCCTCCTATGCTTATATGGTATGAGAGTATAGATGAGATTAGAGGCAACACTTTAGATGTTCCTCCAAAAACTTTTGTTGTAAAGCTTGCTTTAGGATATGCTGAGAATAATGTTAATATTCTCAATGAGCTTGGTAGACAAAAGGTGCGCTTAAAAGACATTATTAGAGAATATTTTAGCCAAAGAACTGGTCAAGAAATAAAGAATGAAAGTCAAATAAAAGCAGAAATTAAGGCGAGAATTAATAGTATTCTTAGAAATGGAGAAATAAAAGAAATAGCATTAACCCAAATTGATATTTTTGATATGTAA
- the fliH gene encoding flagellar assembly protein FliH, whose amino-acid sequence MPKVLYKSSEVDNSVKFEFVEIAKPIFESLEIKQKENKVYDIDSQITNLKEELQLLRDEKLQLEEELAKRQELAKEEVQIESERLIQEAKVKANEVLEAAKQEADLLQREAIYKKESIEAESNTEIEKLTREYEEKLKTDLEMATAKGREEGYKKGYESGFEDFDKTMRKLHSIIASLIAERKGILESSSGQIVSLVMQIAIKVIKRITDSQKDIVLENVNEVLKRVKDKTQITIRVNLDDLDIVRHKKNDFISRFDIIENLEIIEDPNIGKGGCIIETNFGEIDARISSQLDKIEEKFKNFSLLS is encoded by the coding sequence TTGCCTAAGGTTTTATATAAATCATCAGAAGTTGATAATTCAGTAAAGTTTGAATTTGTTGAAATAGCAAAGCCCATTTTTGAATCTTTGGAAATTAAGCAGAAGGAAAACAAGGTTTACGACATAGACAGCCAAATTACTAATCTTAAAGAAGAGTTGCAGCTTTTAAGAGATGAAAAATTGCAACTTGAGGAAGAGCTTGCTAAAAGGCAAGAACTTGCCAAAGAAGAAGTCCAAATTGAATCTGAGAGACTTATTCAAGAGGCTAAGGTAAAAGCCAATGAAGTATTAGAGGCAGCCAAGCAAGAAGCAGATCTTTTGCAAAGAGAAGCTATTTATAAGAAGGAATCTATTGAGGCTGAGTCTAATACTGAGATTGAAAAATTAACAAGAGAGTATGAGGAAAAATTAAAAACAGATCTTGAGATGGCAACAGCTAAGGGTAGGGAAGAAGGATATAAAAAGGGTTATGAAAGTGGTTTTGAAGATTTTGACAAAACTATGAGAAAGCTTCACAGCATAATAGCATCTCTGATTGCGGAAAGGAAGGGGATTCTTGAATCTTCTAGTGGTCAGATAGTAAGTCTTGTTATGCAAATTGCAATTAAGGTTATTAAAAGAATTACGGATTCTCAAAAAGATATTGTTCTAGAAAATGTTAATGAAGTATTAAAAAGAGTAAAAGACAAAACACAAATTACAATTCGTGTGAATCTTGATGATTTAGATATTGTTAGACATAAAAAAAATGATTTTATTTCCAGATTTGATATTATAGAAAATTTAGAGATAATAGAAGATCCCAACATAGGCAAAGGTGGTTGTATAATTGAAACTAATTTTGGAGAGATTGATGCGCGTATTTCTTCTCAACTTGATAAAATAGAGGAAAAGTTTAAAAATTTTTCTTTATTAAGCTAA
- the fliM gene encoding flagellar motor switch protein FliM, whose product MANNPGALSQDDIDSLLESINSSESLSLDESLSNVISSPTGKKQKVKVYDFKRPDKFSKEQVRTVSSFHEAFARYTTTSLSALLRKMVHVHVASVDQLTYEEFIRSIPNPTTLAIINMDPLKGSAIFEVDPTIAFAIVDRLFGGDGDTIKDKSRDLTEIEQSVMESVIIRILANMREAWSQVVDLRPRFGHIEVNPQFAQIVPPTEMIILVTLEVKIGKVEGLMNFCLPYITIEPIVSKLSTRYWHSLIGVGTTSENLDALREKLENTAMPLIAEIGEVKLKVREILSLEKGDVLNLESSLINKDLTLKVGTKEKFKCRMGLMGNKVSVQITEKIGDIKGFDLLKELTEEVE is encoded by the coding sequence ATGGCAAATAATCCAGGAGCTTTATCTCAAGACGATATAGATAGTCTTTTAGAGTCTATCAATTCGTCTGAAAGTTTATCCTTAGACGAATCCCTTTCCAATGTTATATCTAGTCCTACAGGCAAAAAGCAAAAAGTTAAGGTGTATGACTTTAAAAGGCCAGATAAATTTTCAAAAGAACAGGTCAGGACAGTTTCAAGTTTTCATGAGGCATTTGCTAGGTATACTACAACTTCACTTTCTGCTCTTTTGAGAAAAATGGTTCATGTTCATGTAGCTTCAGTTGACCAATTAACCTATGAAGAGTTTATCAGATCAATACCCAATCCTACAACTTTAGCAATAATAAATATGGACCCTCTTAAAGGATCTGCTATTTTTGAAGTTGATCCAACCATAGCATTTGCTATAGTAGATAGACTTTTTGGGGGAGATGGAGATACGATTAAAGATAAAAGTAGAGATTTAACAGAAATTGAGCAGTCTGTCATGGAAAGTGTTATTATTCGTATACTTGCTAATATGAGGGAGGCTTGGTCTCAAGTTGTTGATCTAAGGCCAAGATTTGGGCATATTGAGGTCAATCCACAGTTTGCTCAAATAGTTCCCCCTACAGAAATGATCATTTTAGTAACTCTTGAGGTTAAAATAGGAAAAGTTGAAGGGCTTATGAATTTTTGTTTACCATATATTACTATAGAGCCTATTGTTTCAAAGCTATCAACAAGATATTGGCATTCTTTGATTGGGGTTGGAACTACAAGTGAGAATCTTGATGCTTTGCGTGAAAAATTGGAAAATACAGCGATGCCTTTGATAGCAGAAATAGGAGAGGTTAAACTTAAGGTAAGAGAAATTTTATCTCTTGAAAAAGGGGATGTTTTAAATCTTGAATCTTCTCTAATCAATAAAGATTTAACTTTAAAGGTTGGTACTAAAGAAAAGTTTAAATGTAGAATGGGCTTAATGGGGAATAAAGTTTCAGTACAAATTACAGAAAAAATTGGAGATATAAAAGGATTTGATTTGTTAAAAGAGCTTACAGAAGAGGTTGAGTGA
- the flgE gene encoding flagellar hook protein FlgE yields MMRSLYSGVSGLQNHQTRMDVVGNNIANVNTIGFKKGRVNFQDMISQSISGASRPTDSRGGTNPKQVGLGMNVASIDTIHTQGAFQSTQKASDLGVSGNGFFILKEGKNLFYTRAGAFDVDSDRHLVNPANGMRIQGWMARNLEGERVINTASDIEDLIIPIGDKEGARSTKNVTFACNLDKRLPLIQEGASPADIARGTWVVNKSLYDSFGNVSVLELRVVKDLNTPNLWNVTVLINGEQNSNFTLSFDNEGALASLNGQPSQKGDVLQIPITFNVLGANVGEVGEQQTVNLKLGTVGSYTDSITQFADSSSTKAIIQDGYGMGYMESYEIDQNGVIVGIYSNGIRRDLGKIALASFMNPGGLAKSGDTNFVETSNSGQVRIGETGLAGLGDIRSGVLEMANVDLAEQFTDMIVTQRGFQANAKTITTSDQLLQELVRLKN; encoded by the coding sequence ATGATGAGGTCTTTATATTCTGGTGTTTCTGGACTTCAGAATCATCAAACAAGAATGGATGTTGTTGGTAACAATATTGCGAATGTGAATACAATTGGTTTTAAAAAGGGAAGAGTGAATTTTCAGGATATGATATCCCAATCTATTTCTGGAGCTTCTCGCCCTACTGATTCTCGTGGTGGGACTAATCCTAAGCAAGTTGGATTGGGTATGAATGTTGCTTCAATTGACACTATTCACACCCAAGGGGCTTTCCAAAGTACTCAAAAAGCATCTGATCTTGGAGTTAGTGGAAATGGATTTTTTATTTTAAAAGAAGGTAAAAATTTATTTTATACAAGAGCCGGTGCTTTTGATGTGGATTCTGATCGGCATCTTGTAAATCCTGCAAATGGAATGCGAATTCAAGGTTGGATGGCAAGAAATTTAGAAGGAGAAAGGGTTATCAATACAGCTTCTGATATTGAGGATCTGATTATTCCGATTGGAGATAAAGAAGGGGCAAGGTCTACTAAAAACGTTACTTTTGCTTGCAATCTTGATAAGAGATTGCCCTTAATTCAAGAAGGGGCAAGTCCTGCAGATATTGCACGTGGAACTTGGGTTGTCAATAAGTCATTATATGACAGTTTTGGAAATGTTAGTGTTCTTGAGCTTAGGGTTGTGAAAGATTTGAATACCCCTAACTTGTGGAATGTAACTGTGTTAATAAATGGAGAGCAAAATTCAAATTTTACTCTTAGTTTTGACAATGAAGGGGCATTGGCATCTTTAAATGGGCAACCAAGTCAAAAAGGGGATGTTCTCCAAATTCCTATAACATTTAATGTTTTGGGCGCAAATGTGGGTGAAGTTGGTGAGCAGCAAACTGTAAATTTGAAATTAGGAACAGTTGGAAGTTATACTGATTCAATCACTCAGTTTGCTGATTCTAGCAGCACAAAGGCCATTATTCAAGATGGATATGGTATGGGATATATGGAAAGTTATGAAATTGATCAAAATGGCGTCATAGTTGGAATTTACTCAAATGGCATAAGGCGAGATCTTGGAAAGATTGCTCTTGCTTCTTTTATGAATCCCGGAGGACTTGCAAAATCGGGCGATACTAATTTTGTAGAAACAAGCAATTCAGGTCAAGTTAGAATAGGTGAAACCGGACTTGCTGGACTTGGTGATATTAGATCTGGTGTTTTAGAAATGGCTAATGTTGATCTTGCAGAGCAATTTACAGATATGATAGTGACTCAAAGAGGATTTCAGGCAAATGCTAAAACTATTACTACTTCTGATCAATTATTGCAAGAACTTGTAAGATTGAAAAATTAA
- a CDS encoding motility protein A, translated as MNLASIMGWGVGFGAILISMAFTPTGLGVFWDLSSVFITIVGSFSALMASSEVFAVKKIPTYLGFFFRRNSYAKTSVIKVLVELSEKARKEGLLSLDDELEQINDPFFKSGMRLVVDGADPEVIRTMLYLELDQMQERHKVGSDLFKTWAKLAPAFGMIGTLIGLVALLGNLEDKSALGSSMAVALITTLYGTIMANLMFTPVQLKLEKIDSEEAAVKTMIIEGVLSIQSGDNPRILEQKLMTFLTPKDRNHLGSSIGGE; from the coding sequence ATGAATTTAGCTAGTATAATGGGGTGGGGAGTTGGATTTGGAGCTATTTTAATTTCCATGGCATTTACTCCTACAGGACTTGGTGTTTTTTGGGATTTAAGTTCTGTTTTTATTACTATTGTTGGATCTTTTTCTGCCCTTATGGCTTCTTCAGAAGTTTTTGCTGTGAAAAAAATTCCAACGTATTTGGGATTTTTCTTTAGAAGAAATTCTTATGCTAAAACTTCTGTTATAAAAGTACTAGTAGAGCTTTCAGAAAAGGCTAGAAAAGAAGGTCTTTTGTCTCTTGATGATGAACTTGAACAAATTAATGATCCATTTTTTAAATCAGGAATGAGGCTTGTTGTTGATGGTGCAGATCCGGAGGTAATTAGGACTATGCTATATTTAGAGCTTGATCAAATGCAAGAAAGACATAAAGTTGGTTCAGATCTTTTTAAGACTTGGGCAAAACTTGCTCCCGCTTTTGGTATGATAGGAACTCTTATTGGGCTTGTAGCTCTTCTTGGCAATCTAGAAGATAAGTCTGCGCTTGGGTCTTCTATGGCTGTTGCTCTTATTACAACTCTTTATGGAACCATAATGGCAAATTTAATGTTTACACCTGTTCAACTTAAGCTTGAAAAAATTGATTCTGAGGAAGCTGCAGTAAAAACAATGATCATCGAAGGTGTTTTATCAATTCAGTCCGGGGATAATCCTAGAATTTTAGAGCAAAAATTAATGACTTTTTTAACTCCCAAAGATCGAAACCATCTTGGTAGTAGCATTGGAGGTGAATAA
- the motB gene encoding flagellar motor protein MotB, producing the protein MALRIKKPLKCDEGSPDYMLTYGDMVTLLLVFFVTMFSLNDIIFQENVIRIMSASFTGAGFFKGGKTLDFSKLSYLSNSFMSLPSTVRNKQASQTAKNKSMIEFIEKIQSKNIIVRQEERGIVISLAADAFFDSASADVKLEDNRDSIQKIASFIGVLSSRGYNFKIEGHTDNIDTDVNGPWKSNWELSVARSVNMLEHILNYLNQPSAKSIENKFEVSGFGGSRPIATDDTPEGRAYNRRIDILITTDAALSFPKEIKQ; encoded by the coding sequence ATGGCTTTGCGAATTAAAAAGCCTTTAAAATGTGATGAAGGATCTCCAGATTATATGTTGACTTATGGAGACATGGTTACTTTACTACTTGTATTTTTTGTTACAATGTTTTCATTAAATGATATTATTTTTCAAGAAAATGTTATAAGAATAATGTCTGCTTCTTTCACAGGCGCAGGATTTTTTAAAGGTGGAAAAACTTTAGACTTTAGTAAATTATCTTATTTGAGTAATAGTTTTATGTCTTTGCCTTCTACTGTGCGAAATAAACAAGCATCTCAAACTGCTAAAAATAAATCTATGATTGAATTTATTGAGAAAATTCAGTCTAAAAACATTATAGTTAGACAAGAAGAGAGGGGTATTGTGATATCTCTTGCGGCAGATGCATTTTTTGATTCTGCTAGTGCAGATGTTAAGCTTGAAGATAATAGAGATTCTATTCAAAAAATAGCATCTTTTATTGGCGTTTTAAGCTCAAGAGGCTATAATTTTAAAATAGAAGGGCATACAGATAATATTGATACTGATGTAAATGGACCTTGGAAAAGCAATTGGGAGCTTTCGGTTGCAAGATCAGTTAATATGCTGGAACATATTTTAAACTATTTAAATCAACCTAGTGCTAAGAGCATTGAAAATAAGTTTGAAGTATCTGGTTTTGGCGGAAGTAGACCTATTGCAACAGATGATACTCCTGAGGGCAGAGCTTATAATAGAAGAATTGATATATTAATTACTACGGACGCGGCTTTAAGTTTTCCTAAGGAAATTAAGCAGTAA